A section of the Tenrec ecaudatus isolate mTenEca1 chromosome 10, mTenEca1.hap1, whole genome shotgun sequence genome encodes:
- the UBE2G1 gene encoding ubiquitin-conjugating enzyme E2 G1 isoform X1, producing the protein MTELQSALLLRRQLAELNKNPVEGFSAGLIDDNDLYRWEVLIIGPPDTLYEGGVFKAHLTFPKDYPLRPPKMKFITEIWHPNVDKNGDVCISILHEPGEDKYGYEKPEERWLPIHTVETIMISVISMLADPNGDSPANVDAAKEWREDRNGEFKRKVARCVRKSQETAFE; encoded by the exons aACTCAACAAAAATCCAGTGGAAGGCTTTTCAGCAGGTTTAATAGATGACAATGATCTTTATCGATGGGAAGTCCTTATTATTGGTCCTCCAGATACACTTTA tgAAGGTGGTGTTTTTAAGGCTCATCTCACTTTCCCAAAAGATTATCCCCTTCGGCCTCCTAAAATGAAATTCATTACAGAAATCTGGCACCCAAATG TTGATAAAAATGGTGATGTGTGCATTTCTATTCTTCATGAACCCGGGGAAGATAAATACGGTTATGAAAAGCCAGAGGAGCGCTGGCTCCCCATCCACACCGTGGAAACCATCATGATTAGCGTCATTTCGATGCTGGCAGACCCCAATGGGGACTCACCTGCTAATGTCGATGCTGCG AAAGAATGGAGGGAAGACCGAAATGGAGAATTCAAAAGGAAAGTTGCCCGCTGTGTAAGGAAAAGCCAAGAGACTGCTTTTGAGTGA
- the UBE2G1 gene encoding ubiquitin-conjugating enzyme E2 G1 isoform X2, producing MTMIFIDGKSLLLVLQIHFSGVFKAHLTFPKDYPLRPPKMKFITEIWHPNVDKNGDVCISILHEPGEDKYGYEKPEERWLPIHTVETIMISVISMLADPNGDSPANVDAAKEWREDRNGEFKRKVARCVRKSQETAFE from the exons ATGACAATGATCTTTATCGATGGGAAGTCCTTATTATTGGTCCTCCAGATACACTTTA GTGGTGTTTTTAAGGCTCATCTCACTTTCCCAAAAGATTATCCCCTTCGGCCTCCTAAAATGAAATTCATTACAGAAATCTGGCACCCAAATG TTGATAAAAATGGTGATGTGTGCATTTCTATTCTTCATGAACCCGGGGAAGATAAATACGGTTATGAAAAGCCAGAGGAGCGCTGGCTCCCCATCCACACCGTGGAAACCATCATGATTAGCGTCATTTCGATGCTGGCAGACCCCAATGGGGACTCACCTGCTAATGTCGATGCTGCG AAAGAATGGAGGGAAGACCGAAATGGAGAATTCAAAAGGAAAGTTGCCCGCTGTGTAAGGAAAAGCCAAGAGACTGCTTTTGAGTGA